A region from the Wansuia hejianensis genome encodes:
- a CDS encoding sensor histidine kinase gives MIKKLQRKFVWITMVSLLAVLTLVVIAINCMNIYQISRKSDELLTMLADNNGNFPENGHMSDGKIPQPRPGKPENDGLFGFQMSAETPFETRYFSVVIDGSGEMAADISHVAAVTEEQAKSLAGKAAGSGKEKGYQGQYRYLLSEGEDGILAIFVDCGNDLQTIRVFAVTSCLVGAVCLALVLILVILFSRRAIRPVLENAEKQKQFITDAGHEIKTPVAIISANTEVIEMCGGESEWTRSIHHQVERLQTLVQHLLTLTKMDEAESGLQTGEFSCGGVVKEAAEGFAAVALARKLRVTEEIEEKLMMKGDENAVRQLVSILLDNAMKYAPEGGKIRIQLSGSERQIQLSVYNSCQVPMEGDLNRLFDRFYRADESRSRESGGYGIGLSVAQAVVRAHKGRITVRRQEQGICFTAVFPPACTVKR, from the coding sequence ATGATAAAGAAGCTTCAGAGAAAGTTTGTGTGGATCACCATGGTGTCCCTGCTGGCAGTGCTTACACTGGTGGTCATCGCCATTAACTGTATGAATATCTATCAGATCAGCCGGAAATCAGACGAGCTGTTAACGATGCTCGCGGACAATAACGGGAACTTTCCTGAGAATGGCCATATGTCGGATGGAAAGATTCCGCAGCCCAGACCAGGCAAGCCGGAGAATGACGGGCTGTTTGGCTTTCAGATGTCGGCGGAGACGCCTTTCGAGACCCGGTATTTTTCGGTTGTGATTGACGGCTCAGGTGAGATGGCAGCGGACATCTCTCATGTTGCGGCGGTCACAGAGGAACAGGCGAAGAGCCTCGCGGGGAAGGCAGCCGGATCAGGAAAGGAAAAGGGATATCAGGGACAGTACCGTTATCTGTTGTCTGAAGGGGAGGATGGCATTCTGGCAATCTTTGTGGACTGCGGAAATGATCTGCAGACAATCAGAGTGTTCGCGGTGACTTCCTGTTTGGTGGGCGCGGTCTGCCTGGCGCTTGTGCTGATTCTGGTGATCCTGTTTTCCAGGCGGGCCATCCGTCCGGTGCTCGAAAATGCTGAGAAGCAGAAGCAGTTTATCACAGATGCGGGACACGAAATCAAAACCCCGGTCGCTATCATTTCAGCCAACACAGAAGTGATTGAGATGTGCGGAGGGGAAAGCGAATGGACCAGGAGCATCCATCATCAGGTAGAACGTCTGCAGACGCTGGTACAGCATCTGCTGACACTGACGAAGATGGATGAGGCGGAAAGCGGGCTTCAGACCGGCGAATTTTCCTGCGGAGGCGTCGTAAAAGAGGCCGCAGAGGGGTTTGCGGCGGTAGCGCTGGCCAGGAAGCTCCGGGTAACGGAGGAGATTGAAGAAAAGCTTATGATGAAAGGCGATGAGAACGCCGTCCGCCAGCTGGTTTCCATATTGCTGGACAATGCGATGAAATACGCCCCGGAGGGGGGAAAAATAAGAATTCAGCTGTCAGGCTCTGAGAGACAGATACAGCTTTCCGTGTATAATAGCTGTCAGGTGCCGATGGAAGGAGATCTGAACCGGCTTTTCGACCGGTTCTACCGGGCAGATGAATCACGTTCCAGAGAGAGCGGAGGATATGGCATTGGCCTTTCAGTTGCCCAGGCGGTTGTCCGGGCACATAAAGGAAGAATCACCGTAAGACGGCAGGAGCAGGGGATCTGTTTCACGGCGGTATTCCCGCCTGCCTGTACTGTAAAGCGTTAA
- a CDS encoding carbohydrate-binding domain-containing protein: MTDTKYRKKLLMALLAAVLMAAMLCGCAGDSGDGETSASSLDGEADAGNRDNAEETDQNMELAGSEIGREFTERDRDSSYTESEAVQIELEGNSISADGRGVSVSGNTVTISEEGTYVVSGHLNDGQILVDASDSAKIQIVLKNAEIYCGTSAAIYIREADKVFLTLAEGSRNVLGGGAEYTDTDENTVDGAIFSKADLTLNGAGSLEINAEYKHGIVSKDDLVITGGSITVNAVSQCLSGKDSVKIADGVFVLNSEGKGIKAENTDDSTLGNIYIAGGKFTIRTEDDSLHASGSIVIDGGDLIVESGDDACHADADVVINEGTVLVNSCYEGLEGYRVVINGGTVDITASDDAINAAAPKNASDTGNQDRTSRQEGEMQPGGEALQNSDMPDEKESLDGEPQNGELSQNGKLLQAEELPGRELPQAGGMPEGELSEDGEMPAAGGRRGGQMPGGGDTGRGSIENDSNAYIKITGGELTVTAGGDGLDSNGSLFLSGGTVCINGTASQGDSVLDYNGIAEVTGGVLMASGSSGMAQGFSSSSSQCSILRVLDESQEAGSTVTLSDSAGKTFLSWSPAVQYSCVVLTSPELKLGETYTLSAGSENLEITLDSIAVSNKTGGMIQNMP; the protein is encoded by the coding sequence ATGACTGATACAAAATATAGAAAAAAACTTTTGATGGCTTTACTTGCGGCCGTCTTGATGGCGGCGATGCTGTGCGGCTGTGCCGGAGACAGTGGAGACGGGGAAACGTCAGCCTCCTCTTTAGATGGAGAAGCAGATGCAGGAAACAGGGACAATGCAGAAGAGACGGATCAGAATATGGAATTGGCTGGCTCTGAGATCGGCCGGGAATTTACGGAACGCGATCGGGACAGCAGCTATACGGAGTCGGAGGCTGTTCAGATTGAATTGGAAGGGAACAGTATTTCTGCGGATGGCCGCGGCGTATCTGTGTCAGGCAATACGGTTACAATCAGCGAGGAAGGAACTTATGTGGTGAGCGGACACTTGAACGACGGACAGATTCTGGTGGACGCATCTGACAGCGCAAAAATACAGATCGTTCTGAAAAATGCGGAAATATACTGCGGAACTAGTGCGGCAATTTATATCCGGGAGGCGGATAAGGTTTTTCTCACACTTGCAGAAGGCAGCAGGAATGTATTGGGCGGAGGAGCAGAATATACGGATACTGATGAAAACACTGTGGACGGTGCGATATTCAGTAAAGCTGACCTGACTCTAAATGGAGCAGGGAGTCTGGAAATTAACGCGGAATATAAGCATGGAATTGTTTCAAAGGATGATCTGGTGATCACCGGAGGAAGTATCACTGTGAATGCAGTCAGCCAGTGCCTGTCTGGTAAAGACAGTGTTAAAATCGCGGATGGGGTGTTTGTGCTGAACAGTGAGGGTAAAGGGATTAAAGCGGAAAATACAGATGATTCTACCCTGGGAAATATATATATTGCAGGAGGAAAATTTACAATCCGGACAGAGGACGACAGTCTCCACGCGTCAGGCAGCATCGTCATTGACGGAGGAGATCTCATCGTAGAGTCCGGCGATGACGCCTGTCATGCGGATGCAGACGTGGTTATAAATGAAGGGACGGTTCTGGTGAATTCCTGCTATGAAGGGCTGGAAGGCTACCGGGTTGTGATAAACGGAGGTACTGTTGACATTACGGCCAGTGATGATGCCATAAATGCGGCTGCTCCTAAAAATGCGTCAGACACGGGAAATCAGGATCGTACGTCAAGGCAAGAGGGAGAAATGCAGCCAGGCGGCGAAGCGCTCCAGAATAGCGATATGCCAGATGAAAAAGAGTCCCTGGACGGAGAACCGCAGAATGGAGAGCTGTCTCAGAATGGAAAGCTGCTTCAGGCTGAAGAACTGCCCGGCAGGGAATTGCCTCAGGCTGGCGGGATGCCGGAAGGAGAATTATCTGAAGATGGCGAAATGCCGGCGGCAGGCGGCAGGCGCGGAGGTCAGATGCCTGGCGGCGGAGATACGGGCAGAGGGAGTATAGAAAATGATTCAAATGCTTATATTAAAATTACCGGAGGTGAGCTCACAGTGACAGCCGGAGGCGACGGCCTGGATTCAAATGGAAGCCTCTTTCTCTCCGGGGGTACCGTCTGTATTAACGGTACGGCCAGCCAAGGGGACAGCGTCCTTGACTATAACGGCATTGCTGAGGTGACAGGTGGAGTCCTTATGGCCTCGGGAAGTTCAGGGATGGCGCAGGGTTTCAGCAGCAGTTCTTCCCAGTGCTCCATTCTGCGGGTCTTGGATGAGAGCCAGGAGGCGGGCAGCACGGTTACACTGTCAGATTCAGCGGGAAAAACTTTTCTCAGCTGGTCCCCGGCTGTGCAATATTCCTGTGTGGTCCTGACGTCCCCGGAATTAAAGCTGGGAGAGACATATACCTTGAGCGCGGGCAGTGAAAACCTGGAGATCACGCTGGATTCCATCGCTGTTTCTAATAAAACAGGGGGAATGATCCAGAATATGCCGTAA
- a CDS encoding GreA/GreB family elongation factor, producing the protein MHDRLTQSDIDKMQEEIDYRKLVVRRQALEAVKEARAQGDLSENFEYYAAKKDKNQNESRIRYLENMIKTAVIIKDTSKEDEVGLNKRVAVYFEDDDETEEYKIVTSVRGNSLKGLITSDSPLGAALMGHRAGDRVYVKINDNAGYYVIVRSIENTGEEEGDQLRKF; encoded by the coding sequence ATGCACGACAGACTGACGCAGAGTGACATCGACAAGATGCAGGAAGAAATCGATTACCGGAAGCTGGTAGTGCGCAGGCAGGCGCTGGAGGCTGTAAAAGAGGCGAGGGCGCAGGGCGATCTCAGTGAGAATTTTGAATACTACGCTGCAAAAAAGGACAAGAATCAGAATGAGAGCCGCATACGTTATCTGGAAAACATGATTAAGACGGCAGTGATTATAAAAGATACCTCCAAAGAGGACGAGGTAGGCCTGAATAAGCGGGTGGCTGTCTATTTTGAAGACGATGACGAGACGGAAGAATATAAGATTGTGACATCTGTCCGGGGGAATTCGTTAAAAGGGCTGATTACCAGCGATTCCCCCCTCGGCGCGGCGCTGATGGGTCATCGGGCAGGAGACCGGGTCTATGTGAAAATCAATGACAATGCAGGATATTATGTGATTGTGCGTTCTATTGAAAATACAGGTGAAGAGGAAGGCGATCAGCTGAGGAAATTTTGA
- a CDS encoding pyridoxamine 5'-phosphate oxidase family protein, with amino-acid sequence MRRRDREITEMDEIRYVLDHCEVVHIGMHDKADIYILPMNYGYTMEEGKLTLYIHGSLEGKKWDLLRENGRVAFEMDCDHYLIPGNVPCQYGYGYASIMGSGRAEIVESPEEKTEALAVLMRCMTGREFSFTERLAGIVTVARITVDSYTGKRRPVRAQEQEVAKPCTTD; translated from the coding sequence ATGAGAAGAAGAGACAGAGAAATTACTGAGATGGATGAGATACGATACGTGCTGGATCACTGTGAAGTAGTACATATTGGTATGCATGATAAAGCGGATATTTATATTTTACCCATGAATTATGGCTATACTATGGAAGAGGGAAAACTGACACTGTATATACATGGCAGCCTTGAGGGCAAAAAGTGGGATTTGCTCCGGGAGAATGGCCGTGTGGCTTTTGAAATGGACTGTGATCACTATCTGATCCCTGGCAATGTCCCGTGCCAGTATGGGTATGGATATGCCAGTATCATGGGGAGCGGCCGTGCGGAAATCGTGGAAAGTCCGGAGGAAAAGACAGAGGCTCTGGCTGTTCTGATGAGATGCATGACAGGCAGAGAGTTTTCATTTACAGAGAGGCTTGCGGGCATTGTGACAGTGGCAAGGATTACGGTTGATTCTTATACAGGTAAACGCAGGCCGGTTAGGGCGCAGGAGCAGGAGGTAGCAAAGCCATGCACGACAGACTGA
- a CDS encoding asparaginase: MNSKILMISTGGTLASSHGGNGLSPRLGGSEILKKISGLTAGFEVDEEELFSLDSSNVQPEEWTQLARRIYIRRKAYDGIVVIHGTDTLAYTASALSFALPGIEIPVVLTGSQVPIENPIADATENCRAALYMAASRCPGVYVAFNRKIIVGTRASKVKTRSFDAFESINYPYAARIDSGGLVINPELAERSQRGCGLRDCFSRAVFLLKLFPGISPLVFRQMEEAGCQGVYVEGFGIGGVPFVRRDLTEAIGNAVRRGMVVAVGSQCLYEGSDFSVYETGRRVVEQGAVETGNMTSEAAITKLMWALGQYEDREQVKKVMVQNLAGELGVKVNWND; encoded by the coding sequence ATGAATAGCAAAATTTTAATGATCAGCACAGGGGGGACGCTCGCCTCATCGCATGGTGGGAACGGTCTGTCTCCCAGATTGGGCGGAAGTGAGATACTAAAAAAGATCTCAGGCCTTACAGCCGGATTTGAAGTGGATGAGGAGGAGCTGTTTTCATTGGACAGCTCCAATGTACAGCCGGAAGAATGGACGCAGCTCGCCCGGCGGATATATATCCGCCGGAAAGCCTATGACGGGATTGTTGTCATACACGGGACAGATACGCTCGCCTATACAGCAAGCGCTCTGTCTTTTGCACTTCCCGGGATAGAGATACCCGTAGTGCTGACAGGCAGCCAGGTACCGATTGAGAACCCTATTGCAGATGCGACGGAAAACTGCCGGGCGGCGTTGTATATGGCGGCCAGCAGATGCCCCGGGGTCTATGTGGCCTTTAACCGCAAAATCATAGTGGGAACCCGTGCGAGCAAGGTAAAAACCAGGAGTTTTGACGCTTTTGAAAGTATCAATTACCCTTACGCTGCAAGAATAGACAGCGGCGGCCTGGTGATTAATCCTGAATTGGCGGAAAGAAGCCAGCGGGGATGTGGGCTGCGGGACTGTTTCAGCAGAGCAGTATTTCTTCTGAAACTCTTTCCGGGAATTTCGCCACTGGTGTTCCGGCAGATGGAAGAGGCAGGTTGTCAAGGGGTATATGTGGAAGGATTTGGCATCGGCGGCGTGCCGTTTGTCAGAAGAGATCTGACGGAGGCGATAGGAAACGCAGTACGCCGCGGAATGGTGGTGGCTGTTGGCAGCCAGTGCCTTTATGAAGGAAGTGACTTTTCGGTATACGAAACGGGCCGGCGGGTAGTGGAACAGGGAGCCGTAGAAACAGGCAATATGACGTCAGAGGCGGCCATCACTAAGCTCATGTGGGCATTGGGACAGTATGAGGACAGGGAACAGGTCAAAAAGGTGATGGTACAAAATCTGGCTGGAGAATTGGGCGTTAAGGTGAACTGGAACGACTAA
- a CDS encoding response regulator transcription factor — protein MRLLLAEDEKELASALKAVLIHNHYSVDVVYNGEEAYAWAAMANYDGLILDIMMPKKSGLQVVKELRQEGHDVPVLLLTARGEVEDRVLGLDSGADDYLTKPFAMQELLARIRAMTRRKTDFSPNVQEFGGLTLNRETFELGYGKQRVCLGNKEFQLLELLMRSPGRLISTEQFMEQIWGYDSDVELNVVWVYISYLRKKLLNLGAPVEIRAVRGVGYKLEGREAERQQ, from the coding sequence ATGAGACTGTTACTGGCTGAGGATGAGAAGGAGCTGGCCAGCGCGCTGAAGGCGGTTCTGATTCACAATCACTATTCGGTGGATGTGGTATACAATGGGGAGGAAGCATATGCCTGGGCGGCAATGGCGAACTATGACGGGTTGATTCTGGATATTATGATGCCGAAAAAGAGCGGGCTTCAGGTGGTGAAAGAGCTGCGGCAGGAGGGGCATGACGTGCCGGTTTTACTGCTGACTGCCAGGGGCGAGGTGGAGGACCGGGTGCTGGGGCTGGATTCTGGGGCGGATGATTATCTGACGAAGCCCTTCGCCATGCAGGAGTTGCTGGCGAGGATCCGGGCTATGACGCGGAGAAAGACGGATTTTTCGCCGAATGTGCAGGAGTTCGGAGGACTGACTCTGAACCGGGAGACTTTTGAGCTGGGCTACGGAAAACAGAGGGTCTGCCTGGGGAACAAGGAATTTCAGCTGCTGGAGCTGCTCATGAGAAGCCCCGGACGGCTGATTTCCACGGAGCAGTTCATGGAACAGATCTGGGGTTATGACTCAGACGTGGAACTAAATGTGGTGTGGGTATATATTTCATACCTGAGGAAAAAGCTTCTGAATCTGGGAGCGCCTGTGGAGATCAGGGCCGTGCGGGGTGTGGGATATAAGCTGGAAGGCCGGGAGGCGGAGAGGCAGCAATGA
- a CDS encoding polyphosphate polymerase domain-containing protein, translated as MSNYQMTFQRYEMKYLLKEHTYRQLRTRLEGKTAEDQYGKTTICNIYFDTPDARLVRSSLEKPVYKEKLRLRSYGVPEKCSEVFAELKKKYKGVVYKRREKMVLSEAWDYLYRWKRPGFDTQILHEIDWLLAYYKNLVPAMYISYERVALCGLEDPDLRLTFDSHILWRDSQLELSKGAWGQELLEPGVRLMEIKIAGAMPLWLGELLDEFTVYPISFSKYGRAYQERAAQKTEEKGGQDCA; from the coding sequence ATGAGCAATTATCAAATGACATTTCAAAGGTATGAAATGAAATATCTTTTGAAGGAACATACATACCGGCAGCTGAGAACACGTCTGGAGGGAAAAACGGCGGAGGACCAGTACGGGAAAACAACGATCTGCAACATCTATTTTGACACGCCGGACGCACGGCTGGTCAGAAGTTCTCTGGAGAAGCCAGTCTATAAGGAAAAGCTTCGGCTGCGCAGCTATGGGGTGCCTGAAAAATGCAGCGAGGTGTTTGCGGAATTGAAGAAGAAATATAAAGGCGTGGTATATAAGCGGAGAGAAAAGATGGTTCTGTCAGAAGCCTGGGACTATCTGTACCGTTGGAAAAGGCCCGGTTTTGATACACAGATTCTTCATGAAATAGACTGGCTCCTTGCCTATTATAAAAATCTGGTTCCAGCCATGTATATTTCATATGAGAGGGTCGCTCTGTGCGGACTGGAAGATCCGGATCTGAGGCTGACCTTCGACAGCCATATCCTCTGGAGAGACAGCCAGCTTGAGCTGAGTAAGGGGGCCTGGGGCCAGGAACTGCTGGAGCCCGGAGTCCGGCTTATGGAAATCAAAATCGCCGGGGCCATGCCGCTGTGGCTGGGTGAATTGCTGGATGAGTTTACAGTATATCCCATTTCCTTCTCCAAATACGGAAGGGCATATCAGGAGCGGGCAGCGCAAAAAACAGAAGAAAAAGGAGGGCAGGACTGTGCTTGA
- a CDS encoding DUF4956 domain-containing protein: MLDSWFQSIVVSDTTTSFSLNTFIICTVVSLGLGVLIASIYMFRNSYTKGFVVTLALMPAIVQMVIMLVNGNLGAGVAVMGAFSLVRFRSAPGTAREISSIFLAMAVGLATGMGYLAIAVLFVAVLGIASIVFTVSPFGAGNVLERSLRITIPESLDYTEVFDDIFNKYLKKWDLVCVKTSNMGSLFKLEYQVKMKNAADEKKMIDGLRCRNGNLEILCSRMAAGREELL, from the coding sequence GTGCTTGACAGCTGGTTTCAGTCAATAGTAGTGAGTGATACAACAACATCTTTTTCACTAAACACTTTCATCATCTGCACGGTAGTTTCACTGGGTCTTGGAGTCCTGATCGCATCAATTTATATGTTCAGGAACAGCTATACGAAAGGATTCGTGGTCACGCTGGCATTGATGCCGGCGATTGTCCAGATGGTAATTATGCTGGTCAACGGTAATCTCGGGGCGGGGGTAGCCGTTATGGGCGCTTTTTCACTGGTGCGGTTCCGGTCGGCTCCGGGAACGGCCAGGGAGATCAGCAGTATATTTCTCGCCATGGCCGTCGGCCTGGCAACAGGCATGGGATATCTGGCCATCGCCGTTCTGTTTGTGGCTGTGCTGGGTATTGCCAGTATAGTGTTTACCGTCAGCCCGTTTGGAGCGGGAAATGTTCTGGAACGGTCCCTGAGGATAACGATACCGGAATCCCTGGACTATACAGAGGTTTTTGATGACATTTTTAATAAATACCTGAAAAAATGGGATCTGGTCTGTGTGAAAACCAGTAATATGGGCAGCCTGTTTAAATTGGAATACCAGGTGAAGATGAAAAACGCAGCGGATGAGAAGAAAATGATAGATGGGCTGCGCTGCCGCAACGGGAATCTGGAAATCCTCTGCAGCAGGATGGCTGCAGGCAGGGAGGAATTATTATGA
- a CDS encoding L,D-transpeptidase family protein — protein sequence MSKKKKIIILASSVGAVVCILLAVVIYLTLGSKYRSEFFPNTTINGVDCSNLTIPEAEKKILASIEDYTLEIHFRGGDTESISGADFDFTYHSDGSIQSLLEQQDLFSWLSESRKEHTYTIATSYTYDEELLAECVNELPPLQTASMTAPADARVEYKDNQYTVIDAIEGNTLDPGEVLEAVTEAITGSLSELDLEKEGLYAKPAISSDDEGLAAQAALLNEFANAHVTYNLPDGSTAELTPDMLRSWLVQNEDGTYTRDEAKYEENLRNFVTDLETKTTATTGDPLFDTTLDGTISIPYGELSTYTGYQMDTEGELAALKTQIAEHQIITREPVYLTKGGGTGNHGVGDTYVELNLSRQHLWYYQDGALVFDTNIVSGSMSTWRYTPPGWYKLASKSSPHTMKGEIDPATNKPIYTAKCTYWMNFIPSVGIGFHDYDTGRSDWSSSAYIYNGSHGCINMHMSDAATLYGMLEVGTPVIVYYSEPFTLRKELSPAEKYAQNGGGSGSSTPTQAPDPTQTPAAPDPTQPPATPNPTQPPATPDPTQTPEPTDPPVTIEPTDTPEPSEPPVTSDPSQQTGG from the coding sequence ATGAGCAAAAAGAAAAAAATTATTATTCTAGCCTCTTCTGTCGGCGCAGTCGTCTGTATTCTGCTGGCCGTCGTTATTTATCTGACTTTGGGCAGTAAATACCGGAGTGAGTTTTTTCCAAATACGACTATTAACGGCGTGGACTGTTCTAACCTTACAATACCCGAGGCAGAGAAAAAAATTCTGGCCTCTATTGAAGACTATACTCTGGAGATTCATTTCCGGGGCGGGGATACTGAGTCCATCAGTGGTGCTGATTTTGATTTCACTTACCACTCAGACGGCTCCATCCAGTCTCTTCTGGAGCAGCAGGACCTTTTCTCCTGGCTCAGTGAATCCAGAAAAGAACATACATATACGATTGCCACTTCATACACTTATGATGAAGAACTGCTTGCTGAATGCGTAAATGAGCTTCCCCCTCTGCAGACCGCTTCCATGACGGCTCCGGCAGACGCCCGTGTGGAGTATAAAGACAACCAGTATACTGTGATCGATGCCATCGAAGGGAATACTCTCGATCCCGGGGAAGTTTTGGAGGCTGTGACCGAGGCGATCACAGGCAGTCTTTCCGAGCTTGATCTGGAAAAAGAGGGGCTTTACGCAAAGCCGGCAATTTCCTCCGACGATGAGGGTCTGGCAGCACAAGCAGCGTTGCTGAATGAATTTGCCAATGCCCATGTTACCTATAATCTGCCTGACGGTTCCACCGCAGAGCTGACCCCTGATATGCTGCGGAGCTGGCTGGTTCAGAATGAAGACGGAACCTATACCAGAGATGAGGCAAAGTATGAAGAAAATCTCCGGAATTTTGTCACAGATTTGGAAACTAAAACAACTGCTACCACTGGTGACCCGCTCTTTGATACGACTTTGGATGGAACCATTTCGATCCCCTATGGGGAGCTGAGCACATATACCGGCTACCAAATGGATACAGAAGGCGAACTGGCAGCATTAAAAACCCAGATTGCCGAACATCAGATAATCACCCGCGAACCCGTCTATCTCACAAAGGGCGGCGGAACAGGCAACCATGGTGTGGGGGATACTTACGTGGAACTGAATCTCTCCCGCCAGCATCTGTGGTATTACCAGGATGGGGCGCTTGTATTTGATACAAATATCGTATCCGGCTCCATGAGCACCTGGCGGTATACTCCTCCCGGCTGGTATAAACTGGCGTCCAAGTCCAGCCCGCACACCATGAAGGGAGAGATTGATCCTGCCACCAACAAGCCTATTTATACTGCGAAATGTACTTATTGGATGAACTTTATCCCCAGCGTGGGAATTGGTTTCCATGACTATGATACGGGACGCTCTGACTGGAGCAGTTCTGCGTACATTTACAACGGCTCTCACGGCTGTATTAATATGCATATGAGCGACGCGGCGACCCTCTATGGAATGTTGGAGGTCGGCACTCCTGTAATCGTGTATTACTCTGAGCCATTTACTCTCAGAAAGGAGCTCTCCCCTGCGGAAAAATATGCCCAGAACGGCGGCGGCTCCGGAAGTTCCACACCGACACAGGCGCCAGATCCCACGCAGACTCCGGCGGCTCCGGATCCAACTCAGCCTCCGGCGACTCCCAATCCAACTCAGCCCCCGGCAACACCAGATCCCACGCAGACTCCGGAACCTACTGATCCTCCGGTAACTATTGAACCAACAGACACTCCGGAGCCTTCCGAGCCTCCGGTGACCTCTGACCCGTCACAGCAAACTGGCGGTTAA